The following are encoded in a window of Novosphingobium sp. ZN18A2 genomic DNA:
- the rplM gene encoding 50S ribosomal protein L13, producing the protein MKALSKQTRSIKPAEVEKNWHLIDAEGLVVGRLAVIIANHLRGKHKPSYTPHVDCGDHVVVINADKVKLTGNKLKQKTYYKHTGYAGGIKEVTADKVLDGRFPERVLEKAVERMIPRGPLGRAQMRALHLYAGTEHPHGGTQPQPLDVASLNRKNKVGA; encoded by the coding sequence ATGAAGGCTCTCAGCAAGCAGACCCGGTCGATCAAGCCGGCCGAGGTCGAGAAAAACTGGCATCTGATCGATGCCGAAGGCCTGGTGGTCGGCCGTCTCGCCGTCATCATCGCCAACCACCTGCGCGGCAAGCACAAGCCGAGCTACACCCCGCACGTCGATTGCGGCGATCACGTTGTCGTGATCAACGCCGACAAGGTGAAGCTGACCGGCAACAAGCTGAAGCAGAAGACATATTACAAGCACACCGGCTATGCCGGCGGCATCAAGGAAGTGACCGCCGACAAGGTGCTGGACGGCCGCTTCCCCGAACGCGTGCTGGAAAAGGCCGTGGAACGCATGATCCCGCGCGGACCGCTGGGCCGTGCGCAGATGCGCGCCCTGCACCTCTATGCCGGCACCGAGCATCCGCATGGCGGCACCCAGCCGCAGCCGCTCGACGTCGCTTCGCTCAACCGCAAGAACAAGGTGGGTGCGTAA
- the rpsI gene encoding 30S ribosomal protein S9, with product MSDTDTSVSSLSDLKDLTGNAPAPAAEAPEGEAPATPVAPSAPLRDQEIDAQGRAYATGRRKDAVARVWIKPGSGKIIVNGRDQEVYFARPTLRLVINQPFQIAERDGQYDVVATVKGGGLSGQAGAVKHGISQALAKFEPALRGTVKAAGFLTRDSRVVERKKYGRAKARRSFQFSKR from the coding sequence ATGTCCGACACCGATACCTCCGTTTCGAGCCTGTCGGACCTCAAGGATCTGACCGGCAACGCCCCCGCTCCCGCCGCCGAAGCCCCCGAGGGCGAAGCGCCGGCCACTCCGGTGGCGCCGTCCGCACCGTTGCGCGATCAGGAAATTGACGCACAGGGCCGCGCTTACGCGACCGGTCGCCGCAAGGACGCCGTTGCCCGCGTTTGGATCAAGCCCGGTTCGGGCAAGATCATCGTCAATGGCCGCGATCAGGAAGTCTATTTCGCACGCCCGACGCTGCGCCTGGTGATCAACCAGCCATTCCAGATCGCAGAGCGCGATGGCCAGTACGACGTTGTCGCCACGGTCAAGGGCGGCGGTCTTTCGGGCCAGGCCGGTGCGGTCAAGCACGGCATCTCGCAGGCGCTCGCCAAGTTCGAGCCCGCGCTGCGCGGCACCGTGAAAGCAGCCGGCTTCCTCACCCGCGACAGCCGCGTGGTGGAACGCAAGAAGTACGGCCGCGCCAAGGCCCGCCGCAGCTTCCAGTTCTCGAAGCGCTAA